A section of the Polyodon spathula isolate WHYD16114869_AA chromosome 29, ASM1765450v1, whole genome shotgun sequence genome encodes:
- the LOC121302210 gene encoding AP-3 complex subunit mu-2 isoform X2, which produces MIHSLFLVNSSGDIFLEKHWKSVVSRSVCDYFFEVQERASEPENVAPVIPTPHHYLISVYRHKIFFVAVIQSEVPPLFVIEFLHRVVDTFQDYFGVCSEAAVKDNVVVVYELLEEMLDNGFPLATESNILKELIKPPTILRTVVNTITGSTNVGEQLPTGQLSVVPWRRTGVKYTNNEAYFDVVEEIDAIIDKSGSTVTAEIQGVVDASVKLTGMPDLTLSFMNPRLLDDVSFHPCVRFKRWEAERILSFIPPDGNFRLLSYHVSSQNLVAIPVYVKHSISFREGSSLGHFEITIGPKQTMGKAVEGVLVTSQMPKAVLNMNLTCTQGVYTFDPVTKMLSWDVGKINPQKLPSLKGSMSLQAGASKPDENPTINIQCKIQQLALSGLKVNRLDMYGEKYKPFKGIKYMTKAGKFQVRT; this is translated from the exons ATGATTCACAGCCTGTTCCTGGTGAACTCGTCGGGGGATATCTTCCTGGAGAAGCACTGGAAGAGCGTGGTGAGCCGCTCTGTGTGCGATTACTTCTTTGAGGTGCAGGAGCGCGCGTCCGAGCCCGAAAATGTGGCCCCCGTCATCCCCACGCCGCACCACTACCTCATCAGCGTGTACCGCCACAAGATCTTCTTCGTGGCTGTAATCCAGAGTGAGGTGCCGCCCCTCTTCGTCATCGAGTTCCTGCACAGGGTCGTGGACACCTTCCAG gATTATTTTGGCGTGTGCTCCGAGGCTGCTGTCAAGGACAATGTGGTGGTCGTGTACGAGCTGCTGGAGGAGATGCTGGATAACGGCTTCCCTCTCGCCACCGAGTCCAACATCCTGAAGGAGCTGATCAAACCCCCGACCATCCTGAGGACTGTGGTCAACACCATCACCG gcAGCACCAATGTGGGTGAGCAGCTCCCCACAGGCCAGCTCTCCGTGGTGCCGTGGCGACGCACGGGGGTGAAGTACACCAACAATGAGGCATACTTCGACGTAGTGGAGGAGATCGATGCCATCATCGACAAGTCAG GCTCGACTGTGACGGCTGAGATCCAGGGTGTGGTGGACGCCTCGGTGAAGCTCACTGGCATGCCCGACCTCACCCTCTCCTTCATG AACCCCCGCTTGCTGGATGATGTCAGTTTCCACCCTTGCGTTCGCTTCAAGCGCTGGGAGGCGGAACGCATCCTCTCCTTCATCCCTCCCGACGGGAACTTCCGGCTCCTATCCTACCACGTCAGCTCCCAGAA CCTGGTAGCGATCCCGGTCTATGTGAAGCACAGCATCAGTTTCCGCGAGGGTAGCTCTCTGGGTCACTTCGAGATCACGATCGGTCCCAAGCAGACAATGGGCAAGGCGGTGGAGGGGGTGCTGGTCACCAGTCAGATGCCCAAAGCCGTGCTTAACATGAACCTGACCTGCACCCAGGGGGTCTACACCTTTGACCCCGTCACCAAG ATGCTGTCCTGGGACGTGGGGAAGATTAACCCGCAGAAGCTCCCCAGTCTGAAGGGATCGATGAGCCTGCAGGCCGGAGCCTCGAAACCAGACGAGAACCCTACGATCAACATCCAGTGCAAGATCCAGCAGCTCGCCCTCTCGG GGTTGAAGGTGAACCGGCTGGACATGTATGGAGAGAAGTACAAGCCCTTCAAAGGGATCAAGTATATGACCAAGGCAGGGAAGTTCCAG GTCCGAACATAG
- the LOC121302210 gene encoding AP-3 complex subunit mu-2 isoform X1, whose amino-acid sequence MIHSLFLVNSSGDIFLEKHWKSVVSRSVCDYFFEVQERASEPENVAPVIPTPHHYLISVYRHKIFFVAVIQSEVPPLFVIEFLHRVVDTFQDYFGVCSEAAVKDNVVVVYELLEEMLDNGFPLATESNILKELIKPPTILRTVVNTITGSTNVGEQLPTGQLSVVPWRRTGVKYTNNEAYFDVVEEIDAIIDKSGSTVTAEIQGVVDASVKLTGMPDLTLSFMNPRLLDDVSFHPCVRFKRWEAERILSFIPPDGNFRLLSYHVSSQNLVAIPVYVKHSISFREGSSLGHFEITIGPKQTMGKAVEGVLVTSQMPKAVLNMNLTCTQGVYTFDPVTKMLSWDVGKINPQKLPSLKGSMSLQAGASKPDENPTINIQCKIQQLALSGLKVNRLDMYGEKYKPFKGIKYMTKAGKFQVRT is encoded by the exons ATGATTCACAGCCTGTTCCTGGTGAACTCGTCGGGGGATATCTTCCTGGAGAAGCACTGGAAGAGCGTGGTGAGCCGCTCTGTGTGCGATTACTTCTTTGAGGTGCAGGAGCGCGCGTCCGAGCCCGAAAATGTGGCCCCCGTCATCCCCACGCCGCACCACTACCTCATCAGCGTGTACCGCCACAAGATCTTCTTCGTGGCTGTAATCCAGAGTGAGGTGCCGCCCCTCTTCGTCATCGAGTTCCTGCACAGGGTCGTGGACACCTTCCAG gATTATTTTGGCGTGTGCTCCGAGGCTGCTGTCAAGGACAATGTGGTGGTCGTGTACGAGCTGCTGGAGGAGATGCTGGATAACGGCTTCCCTCTCGCCACCGAGTCCAACATCCTGAAGGAGCTGATCAAACCCCCGACCATCCTGAGGACTGTGGTCAACACCATCACCG gcAGCACCAATGTGGGTGAGCAGCTCCCCACAGGCCAGCTCTCCGTGGTGCCGTGGCGACGCACGGGGGTGAAGTACACCAACAATGAGGCATACTTCGACGTAGTGGAGGAGATCGATGCCATCATCGACAAGTCAG GCTCGACTGTGACGGCTGAGATCCAGGGTGTGGTGGACGCCTCGGTGAAGCTCACTGGCATGCCCGACCTCACCCTCTCCTTCATG AACCCCCGCTTGCTGGATGATGTCAGTTTCCACCCTTGCGTTCGCTTCAAGCGCTGGGAGGCGGAACGCATCCTCTCCTTCATCCCTCCCGACGGGAACTTCCGGCTCCTATCCTACCACGTCAGCTCCCAGAA CCTGGTAGCGATCCCGGTCTATGTGAAGCACAGCATCAGTTTCCGCGAGGGTAGCTCTCTGGGTCACTTCGAGATCACGATCGGTCCCAAGCAGACAATGGGCAAGGCGGTGGAGGGGGTGCTGGTCACCAGTCAGATGCCCAAAGCCGTGCTTAACATGAACCTGACCTGCACCCAGGGGGTCTACACCTTTGACCCCGTCACCAAG ATGCTGTCCTGGGACGTGGGGAAGATTAACCCGCAGAAGCTCCCCAGTCTGAAGGGATCGATGAGCCTGCAGGCCGGAGCCTCGAAACCAGACGAGAACCCTACGATCAACATCCAGTGCAAGATCCAGCAGCTCGCCCTCTCGG GGTTGAAGGTGAACCGGCTGGACATGTATGGAGAGAAGTACAAGCCCTTCAAAGGGATCAAGTATATGACCAAGGCAGGGAAGTTCCAGGTCCGAACATAG